One genomic region from Jiangella sp. DSM 45060 encodes:
- a CDS encoding DUF5994 family protein — protein MASPASAVASARETARTAFTSLPDRHRVLDGGWWPRSRDLVAELPGVMPAAGDAESAGRAFAHVLRGHGHDEASATLADTNSRS, from the coding sequence ATGGCATCGCCCGCATCAGCAGTCGCCTCCGCGCGAGAGACGGCGCGCACCGCGTTCACGTCCCTGCCGGACCGGCACCGCGTCCTCGACGGCGGCTGGTGGCCCAGGTCCCGCGACCTCGTCGCCGAGTTGCCTGGCGTCATGCCTGCCGCCGGCGACGCGGAGTCGGCCGGGCGGGCGTTTGCTCACGTGCTCCGCGGGCACGGTCACGATGAGGCGAGCGCGACGCTCGCCGACACGAACTCGAGGAGTTGA